A genome region from Eurosta solidaginis isolate ZX-2024a chromosome 2, ASM4086904v1, whole genome shotgun sequence includes the following:
- the ssp3 gene encoding calponin homology domain-containing protein DDB_G0272472 isoform X4, whose protein sequence is MEVKEVLHREGRDAKNLIVYQFCGEQLPADGLQNTSGKISPNMRRPPVGPPKSPIPLKNALSPIRSSTKTANMGSRVRSASTGRDKKSELQARYWALLFGNLQRAVNEIYQTVECCENISWCQEAILVLENYVRDFKALSEWFKVSWDYESRPLQQRPHSLAWEVRKSNPAPRVRTKSLTSPTMSGKSSPSACACMSGKSSPCCVGGSGDSASPRKSLRACDPLPKGAMRVNVRELFAAGKPHIVTERSSDALKPIETGMEIEKAVQLNAAQSIVLEDRCHQYAQTDLEDDHLTLADIRMKMQKDAEERQKAIEAEQERLRQIAEYEKQQRQKEQQQFEEQQKQLKEQHKKLEEQQQLEQQQLIHEQQKRERDRQIVEQQLLAQQRHSTEQLPQEVQQNDTSFDISAINKQTTIVSNGIDANATDSGDTHFGKHREPTALEMTIQKLDEMENKILLKDANNSPTTELKKIEHIVQSKSTPAAVAHDSTKKATVPITTTQNGPLKYSNVLNRPAAIRIPPINTIKPMSTTVRAVSGASVANKTVPPQPLRTIYTSSRRFATTASVPKTTSVRLSSGGTSAGVGARYLPTQRPASKADHYGPPTNVATRLSARSRTMIEMQPKEQKTRSGRAQQPQRFAQTARATSSRKSSREDIGSSTSTLKASTELITSSSRGSLILQASVAVPHMDERHSEPKQLPSDTNDGWLTVKNRRRSSMHWANRFSQPTGYASLPTLALFNEQLIVENEVHQHNKKVSTKKPSENNIISNQKQSSTKQVKGTKTQKLVEKPVKNVMRPEIKNAKAKVNSLPTQRKNASLDGSAGGSATQRGGDGANHGAGSARASNVPTRGSIIKRQKSDLTGLKMTSLHKEYMRSEKYAQRLQNGRAGSLESSAASSTETVVDANDEVINNESPPDSNEQADQNKIDIKIQTNRDFSKTIGDLYESIAQTAKAATIFSGSSNHGGSAVGAGKLSSCDESEETFASETDCDEDQRMLVEEQESLERQIRELENTEIDVDTETDETDGEVAIDHEHDSNETAEKLLNDASSIAVFPGSDDAMDPNLSLEMRYHALLSEMSRVEREEVLATLQAYVARHPGRAQELHQKLSSPSRRRSLHETLKKYQAKHARAQQKREQVQKEKTIKIQQLLARVEDVKAAKRQLIEDKRLKMEDKMQRAAENREQYLRQIVEKAHDEENKLKEINFIKNIEAQNKRLDLLESCKDAEGRLQDLEQERQKRLEEKAAREAAVERRRQELEKERQRKLEKMNETRLEKEQRIGKMQEQKERQRQALAREKARDREERLLARQTQQQQTTEELQRKILQKQQDSARRHEENIEHIRQRALELTIPTRNVDENGMQRDENGELVAAGGVTEDGDLSSTVSDVGSREHTRGYKKKIKKLKQRMSQSVEEYMKEQQPVPLHMKRESQVPKYLNLVSKGGGSQGLERAVSQLLRLMSKAQVFDFQCFLLMDGLGVITTNVISRSMQENNDIPKRAVVLAVQLYRNACTLCPQIARHAILGNSLSVLFDVLFQSLQLPEEKSPQHPVELSTELMLACSVAMSPTYTKKHTHPKVLERLPDLIR, encoded by the exons ATGGAAGTGAAAGAAGTTTTGCATCGTGAGGGACGAGacgcaaaaaatttaattgtctACCAATTTTGCGGAGAGCAACTGCCGGCCGATGGTTTACAAAATACTAGTGGAA AAATATCACCTAATATGCGCAGACCTCCCGTTGGGCCTCCCAAGTCTCCCATACCACTCAAGAACGCCCTCTCACCTATACGCTCGTCAACTAAAACTGCAAACATGGGATCTCGCGTGCGCAGTGCATCTACAGGGCGTGATAAGAAATCAGAGTTACAAGCACGTTACTGGGCATTGCTCTTTGGCAATCTACAACGTGCTGTCAATGAAATCTATCAAACCGTGGAATGTTGTGAGAACATATCATGGTGTCAGGAAGCAATATTAGTGCTTGAAAATTATGTACGCGACTTTAAAGCTTTGAGCGAATGGTTTAAAGTTTCCTGGGACTACGAGTCACGTCCACTACAGCAACGACCACATTCGCTTGCATGGGAGGTGCGCAAAAGCAATCCTGCACCCCGGGTGCGTACGAAAAGTCTGACTAGCCCAACTATGTCCGGAAAATCCAGTCCGTCAGCTTGCGCTTGCATGTCCGGTAAGTCTTCGCCATGCTGCGTAGGCGGAAGTGGTGATTCGGCATCACCTCGCAAAAGCTTACGAGCTTGTGACCCACTGCCAAAAGGTGCTATGCGCGTAAATGTGCGTGAGTTATTCGCTGCAGGTAAGCCACACATAGTAACTGAGCGCTCTTCAGACGCATTAAAACCAATAGAAACTGGCATGGAGATTGAAAAGGCAGTACAACTTAATGCAGCCCAATCAATAGTATTGGAGGATAGATGTCATCAGTATGCACAAACAGATCTTGAAGATGATCATTTAactttggctgatataagaatgAAAATGCAAAAAGATGCTGAAGAACGGCAAAAAGCTATAGAAGCAGAACAAGAACGATTGCGCCAAATCGCAGAGTACGAAAAACAACAGCGTCAAAAGGAACAGCAGCAATTTGAGGAGCAACAAAAGCAACTGAAAGAGCAACATAAAAAGTTGGAGGAGCAGCAACAGCTAGAGCAACAACAGCTTATACATGAACAACAAAAACGTGAGCGCGATCGTCAAATAGTTGAGCAACAGTTGCTTGCGCAGCAAAGACATTCAACAGAACAGCTGCCACAAGAAGTGCAGCAGAATGATACGTCATTTGATATATCTGCAATCAACAAACAAACTACTATTGTATCCAACGGTATTGACGCTAACGCCACTGATTCAGGAGACACTCATTTTGGCAAGCATCGGGAGCCAACTGCACTGGAAATGACGATACAAAAGCTGGATGAAATGGAGAATAAAATACTACTCAAAGATGCCAACAATTCACCAACTACCGAGCTcaaaaaaatagaacatataGTTCAGAGTAAAAGCACTCCCGCAGCGGTCGCACATGACTCCACAAAGAAAGCAACAGTTCCGATTACTACCACCCAAAATGGGCCTCTTAAGTATTCAAACGTCTTAAATCGACCTGCTGCCATACGCATACCGCCTATTAATACAATAAAACCAATGTCCACGACTGTACGTGCTGTGAGCGGAGCCTCAGTAGCAAACAAAACTGTGCCTCCTCAACCACTGCGCACTATTTATACCAGTTCACGCCGCTTTGCTACTACTGCTTCGGTACCCAAAACGACTTCCGTTCGCTTATCCAGTGGTGGAACAAGCGCTGGCGTTGGCGCACGCTACCTACCGACACAGCGTCCCGCAAGCAAAGCAGATCATTATGGACCACCTACAAATGTCGCCACTCGTTTATCAGCGCGTTCACGTACCATGATTGAAATGCAGCCAAAGGAGCAGAAAACGCGATCAGGACGTGCGCAACAGCCACAACGCTTTGCCCAGACGGCAAGGGCGACATCTTCAAGGAAGTCTTCACGCGAAGATATTGGCAGCTCAACTTCAACACTTAAAGCAAGTACAGAGCTTATAACGTCCTCCTCTAGAGGTAGTCTTATATTACAAGCATCTGTTGCCGTGCCGCATATGGACGAACGCCACTCCGAACCAAAACAGTTGCCGTCGGACACGAATGACGGTTGGTTAACGGTGAAGAATCGTCGACGCTCTAGCATGCATTGGGCCAATCGCTTTAGTCAACCAACAGGTTATGCCAGTCTTCCTACTTTGGCGCTTTTTAATGAGCAGTTGATTGTCGAAAATGAAGTACATCAGCACAACAAAAAAGTGTCAACGAAAAAACCTTCGGAAAATAACATAATATCCAATCAAAAACAATCAAGCACCAAGCAAGTGAAAGGGACAAAAACGCAGAAACTCGTGGAGAAACCAGTAAAAAATGTTATGCGCCCTGAGATAAAGAACGCTAAAGCAAAAGTAAATTCACTGCCAACGCAACGCAAGAACGCAAGCTTAGACGGATCGGCAGGGGGATCGGCGACGCAACGCGGCGGAGATGGCGCCAATCATGGTGCTGGGTCAGCGCGTGCGTCTAATGTACCAACGCGCGGTTCAATTATCAAACGTCAAAAATCTGATCTGACAGGACTCAAGATGACATCGCTACATAAGGAGTATATGCGCAGTGAAAAGTATGCACAGCGCCTCCAAAATGGACGCGCAGGTTCACTGGAAAGTTCGGCGGCCAGCTCGACAGAAACGGTTGTTGATG CAAACGATGAAGTGATAAATAACGAATCTCCGCCCGATAGCAACGAGCAAGCTGATCAAAATAAGATTGACATAAAAATACAAACCAACCGCGATTTCTCCAAAACTATAGGCGATCTGTACGAAAGCATTGCACAAACGGCTAAAGCAGCCACCATTTTTAGTGGCAGCAGCAACCACGGTGGTAGCGCAGTCGGCGCGGGGAAACTGTCAAGCTGTGATGAAAGTGAAGAGACTTTCGCAAGCGAAACAGATTGCGACGAAGACCAGCGCATGTTGGTAGAAGAGCAAGAATCTTTGGAACGGCAAATACGCGAATTAGAAAATACTGAAATCGATGTAGATACAGAAACAGATGAAACTGATGGTGAAGTGGCAATCGATCATGAACACGATAGCAACGAAACAGCGGAAAAATTACTAAACGATGCTTCATCGATTGCTGTTTTTCCAGGGAGTGACGATGCGATGGATCCAAATCTCAGCTTGGAAATGCGCTATCATGCCTTACTCTCCGAAATGTCACGCGTTGAACGCGAAGAAGTATTAGCCACACTTCAAGCCTACGTGGCGCGTCATCCTGGACGCGCACAGGAGTTGCATCAAAAACTTTCCTCACCCTCGCGCCGCCGTTCCTTACATGAGACCCTTAAAAAATATCAAGCAAAACATGCACGCGCGCAACAAAAGCGCGAACAAGTGCAAAaggaaaaaactattaaaatacaACAACTACTTGCGCGTGTTGAAGATGTGAAAGCGGCAAAGCGTCAATTGATTGAAGATAAGCGTCTGAAAATGGAAGATAAAATGCAGCGCGCCGCAGAGAATCGTGAACAATATTTGCGCCAAATAGTTGAGAAAGCGCACGATGAAGAAAATAAGTTAAAGgagataaattttataaaaaatattgaagCACAAAATAAGCGCTTGGATTTGCTCGAGTCGTGTAAGGATGCTGAAGGACGCCTACAGGATTTAGAACAAGAGCGGCAAAAGCGACTGGAGGAAAAAGCAGCGCGTGAAGCAGCAGTAGAGCGCCGACGACAAGAGTTAGAAAAAGAGCGTCAGCGTAAGTTGGAGAAAATGAATGAAACACGCTTGGAAAAAGAGCAGCGTATTGGTAAAATGCAAGAGCAAAAAGAGCGCCAGCGACAGGCATTGGCGCGTGAGAAAGCACGCGATAGGGAGGAACGTTTGTTGGCGCGCCAAACTCAACAACAGCAAACTACCGAGGAGTTGCAGCGCAAGATATTGCAAAAGCAACAGGACTCGGCGCGTCGTCATGAAGAAAATATCGAGCATATACGACAGCGCGCGCTAGAGCTAACAATACCTACGCGCAATGTAGATGAAAATGGTATGCAACGCGATGAGAATGGCGAATTAGTTGCTGCTGGTGGTGTGACTGAGGATGGTGACTTGTCGTCGACGGTATCAGATGTTGGCAGCCGTGAACACACGCGTGGTTataaaaagaaaatcaaaaagctTAAACAGCGTATGTCGCAGAG CGTCGAGGAGTATATGAAGGAACAACAACCAGTGCCATTACATATGAAGCGTGAAAGTCAAGTGCCGAAATATTTGAATCTCGTGAGCAAAGGCGGTGGCTCTCAGGGTCTGGAACGTGCTGTTAGTCAACTATTGCGACTTATGAGCAAGGCTCAAGTATTCGACTTTCAGTGCTTTCTGCTCATGGATGGATTAGGTGTCATCACTACAAATGTGATAAGTAGAAGTATGCAAGAGAACAATGACATTCCAAAAAG aGCTGTGGTGCTCGCTGTGCAACTGTATCGTAACGCATGTACACTTTGTCCTCAAATTGCGCGTCATGCCATACTAGGAAATTCGTTGAGTGTGCTATTCGATGTATTATTCCAGAGTTTGCAG
- the ssp3 gene encoding calponin homology domain-containing protein DDB_G0272472 isoform X3 translates to MEVKEVLHREGRDAKNLIVYQFCGEQLPADGLQNTSGKISPNMRRPPVGPPKSPIPLKNALSPIRSSTKTANMGSRVRSASTGRDKKSELQARYWALLFGNLQRAVNEIYQTVECCENISWCQEAILVLENYVRDFKALSEWFKVSWDYESRPLQQRPHSLAWEVRKSNPAPRVRTKSLTSPTMSGKSSPSACACMSGKSSPCCVGGSGDSASPRKSLRACDPLPKGAMRVNVRELFAAGKPHIVTERSSDALKPIETGMEIEKAVQLNAAQSIVLEDRCHQYAQTDLEDDHLTLADIRMKMQKDAEERQKAIEAEQERLRQIAEYEKQQRQKEQQQFEEQQKQLKEQHKKLEEQQQLEQQQLIHEQQKRERDRQIVEQQLLAQQRHSTEQLPQEVQQNDTSFDISAINKQTTIVSNGIDANATDSGDTHFGKHREPTALEMTIQKLDEMENKILLKDANNSPTTELKKIEHIVQSKSTPAAVAHDSTKKATVPITTTQNGPLKYSNVLNRPAAIRIPPINTIKPMSTTVRAVSGASVANKTVPPQPLRTIYTSSRRFATTASVPKTTSVRLSSGGTSAGVGARYLPTQRPASKADHYGPPTNVATRLSARSRTMIEMQPKEQKTRSGRAQQPQRFAQTARATSSRKSSREDIGSSTSTLKASTELITSSSRGSLILQASVAVPHMDERHSEPKQLPSDTNDGWLTVKNRRRSSMHWANRFSQPTGYASLPTLALFNEQLIVENEVHQHNKKVSTKKPSENNIISNQKQSSTKQVKGTKTQKLVEKPVKNVMRPEIKNAKAKVNSLPTQRKNASLDGSAGGSATQRGGDGANHGAGSARASNVPTRGSIIKRQKSDLTGLKMTSLHKEYMRSEKYAQRLQNGRAGSLESSAASSTETVVDANDEVINNESPPDSNEQADQNKIDIKIQTNRDFSKTIGDLYESIAQTAKAATIFSGSSNHGGSAVGAGKLSSCDESEETFASETDCDEDQRMLVEEQESLERQIRELENTEIDVDTETDETDGEVAIDHEHDSNETAEKLLNDASSIAVFPGSDDAMDPNLSLEMRYHALLSEMSRVEREEVLATLQAYVARHPGRAQELHQKLSSPSRRRSLHETLKKYQAKHARAQQKREQVQKEKTIKIQQLLARVEDVKAAKRQLIEDKRLKMEDKMQRAAENREQYLRQIVEKAHDEENKLKEINFIKNIEAQNKRLDLLESCKDAEGRLQDLEQERQKRLEEKAAREAAVERRRQELEKERQRKLEKMNETRLEKEQRIGKMQEQKERQRQALAREKARDREERLLARQTQQQQTTEELQRKILQKQQDSARRHEENIEHIRQRALELTIPTRNVDENGMQRDENGELVAAGGVTEDGDLSSTVSDVGSREHTRGYKKKIKKLKQRMSQSVEEYMKEQQPVPLHMKRESQVPKYLNLVSKGGGSQGLERAVSQLLRLMSKAQVFDFQCFLLMDGLGVITTNVISRSMQENNDIPKRAVVLAVQLYRNACTLCPQIARHAILGNSLSVLFDVLFQSLQLPEEKSPQHPVELSTELMLACSVAMSPTYTKKHTHPKVLERLPDLISFCCCCSCNV, encoded by the exons ATGGAAGTGAAAGAAGTTTTGCATCGTGAGGGACGAGacgcaaaaaatttaattgtctACCAATTTTGCGGAGAGCAACTGCCGGCCGATGGTTTACAAAATACTAGTGGAA AAATATCACCTAATATGCGCAGACCTCCCGTTGGGCCTCCCAAGTCTCCCATACCACTCAAGAACGCCCTCTCACCTATACGCTCGTCAACTAAAACTGCAAACATGGGATCTCGCGTGCGCAGTGCATCTACAGGGCGTGATAAGAAATCAGAGTTACAAGCACGTTACTGGGCATTGCTCTTTGGCAATCTACAACGTGCTGTCAATGAAATCTATCAAACCGTGGAATGTTGTGAGAACATATCATGGTGTCAGGAAGCAATATTAGTGCTTGAAAATTATGTACGCGACTTTAAAGCTTTGAGCGAATGGTTTAAAGTTTCCTGGGACTACGAGTCACGTCCACTACAGCAACGACCACATTCGCTTGCATGGGAGGTGCGCAAAAGCAATCCTGCACCCCGGGTGCGTACGAAAAGTCTGACTAGCCCAACTATGTCCGGAAAATCCAGTCCGTCAGCTTGCGCTTGCATGTCCGGTAAGTCTTCGCCATGCTGCGTAGGCGGAAGTGGTGATTCGGCATCACCTCGCAAAAGCTTACGAGCTTGTGACCCACTGCCAAAAGGTGCTATGCGCGTAAATGTGCGTGAGTTATTCGCTGCAGGTAAGCCACACATAGTAACTGAGCGCTCTTCAGACGCATTAAAACCAATAGAAACTGGCATGGAGATTGAAAAGGCAGTACAACTTAATGCAGCCCAATCAATAGTATTGGAGGATAGATGTCATCAGTATGCACAAACAGATCTTGAAGATGATCATTTAactttggctgatataagaatgAAAATGCAAAAAGATGCTGAAGAACGGCAAAAAGCTATAGAAGCAGAACAAGAACGATTGCGCCAAATCGCAGAGTACGAAAAACAACAGCGTCAAAAGGAACAGCAGCAATTTGAGGAGCAACAAAAGCAACTGAAAGAGCAACATAAAAAGTTGGAGGAGCAGCAACAGCTAGAGCAACAACAGCTTATACATGAACAACAAAAACGTGAGCGCGATCGTCAAATAGTTGAGCAACAGTTGCTTGCGCAGCAAAGACATTCAACAGAACAGCTGCCACAAGAAGTGCAGCAGAATGATACGTCATTTGATATATCTGCAATCAACAAACAAACTACTATTGTATCCAACGGTATTGACGCTAACGCCACTGATTCAGGAGACACTCATTTTGGCAAGCATCGGGAGCCAACTGCACTGGAAATGACGATACAAAAGCTGGATGAAATGGAGAATAAAATACTACTCAAAGATGCCAACAATTCACCAACTACCGAGCTcaaaaaaatagaacatataGTTCAGAGTAAAAGCACTCCCGCAGCGGTCGCACATGACTCCACAAAGAAAGCAACAGTTCCGATTACTACCACCCAAAATGGGCCTCTTAAGTATTCAAACGTCTTAAATCGACCTGCTGCCATACGCATACCGCCTATTAATACAATAAAACCAATGTCCACGACTGTACGTGCTGTGAGCGGAGCCTCAGTAGCAAACAAAACTGTGCCTCCTCAACCACTGCGCACTATTTATACCAGTTCACGCCGCTTTGCTACTACTGCTTCGGTACCCAAAACGACTTCCGTTCGCTTATCCAGTGGTGGAACAAGCGCTGGCGTTGGCGCACGCTACCTACCGACACAGCGTCCCGCAAGCAAAGCAGATCATTATGGACCACCTACAAATGTCGCCACTCGTTTATCAGCGCGTTCACGTACCATGATTGAAATGCAGCCAAAGGAGCAGAAAACGCGATCAGGACGTGCGCAACAGCCACAACGCTTTGCCCAGACGGCAAGGGCGACATCTTCAAGGAAGTCTTCACGCGAAGATATTGGCAGCTCAACTTCAACACTTAAAGCAAGTACAGAGCTTATAACGTCCTCCTCTAGAGGTAGTCTTATATTACAAGCATCTGTTGCCGTGCCGCATATGGACGAACGCCACTCCGAACCAAAACAGTTGCCGTCGGACACGAATGACGGTTGGTTAACGGTGAAGAATCGTCGACGCTCTAGCATGCATTGGGCCAATCGCTTTAGTCAACCAACAGGTTATGCCAGTCTTCCTACTTTGGCGCTTTTTAATGAGCAGTTGATTGTCGAAAATGAAGTACATCAGCACAACAAAAAAGTGTCAACGAAAAAACCTTCGGAAAATAACATAATATCCAATCAAAAACAATCAAGCACCAAGCAAGTGAAAGGGACAAAAACGCAGAAACTCGTGGAGAAACCAGTAAAAAATGTTATGCGCCCTGAGATAAAGAACGCTAAAGCAAAAGTAAATTCACTGCCAACGCAACGCAAGAACGCAAGCTTAGACGGATCGGCAGGGGGATCGGCGACGCAACGCGGCGGAGATGGCGCCAATCATGGTGCTGGGTCAGCGCGTGCGTCTAATGTACCAACGCGCGGTTCAATTATCAAACGTCAAAAATCTGATCTGACAGGACTCAAGATGACATCGCTACATAAGGAGTATATGCGCAGTGAAAAGTATGCACAGCGCCTCCAAAATGGACGCGCAGGTTCACTGGAAAGTTCGGCGGCCAGCTCGACAGAAACGGTTGTTGATG CAAACGATGAAGTGATAAATAACGAATCTCCGCCCGATAGCAACGAGCAAGCTGATCAAAATAAGATTGACATAAAAATACAAACCAACCGCGATTTCTCCAAAACTATAGGCGATCTGTACGAAAGCATTGCACAAACGGCTAAAGCAGCCACCATTTTTAGTGGCAGCAGCAACCACGGTGGTAGCGCAGTCGGCGCGGGGAAACTGTCAAGCTGTGATGAAAGTGAAGAGACTTTCGCAAGCGAAACAGATTGCGACGAAGACCAGCGCATGTTGGTAGAAGAGCAAGAATCTTTGGAACGGCAAATACGCGAATTAGAAAATACTGAAATCGATGTAGATACAGAAACAGATGAAACTGATGGTGAAGTGGCAATCGATCATGAACACGATAGCAACGAAACAGCGGAAAAATTACTAAACGATGCTTCATCGATTGCTGTTTTTCCAGGGAGTGACGATGCGATGGATCCAAATCTCAGCTTGGAAATGCGCTATCATGCCTTACTCTCCGAAATGTCACGCGTTGAACGCGAAGAAGTATTAGCCACACTTCAAGCCTACGTGGCGCGTCATCCTGGACGCGCACAGGAGTTGCATCAAAAACTTTCCTCACCCTCGCGCCGCCGTTCCTTACATGAGACCCTTAAAAAATATCAAGCAAAACATGCACGCGCGCAACAAAAGCGCGAACAAGTGCAAAaggaaaaaactattaaaatacaACAACTACTTGCGCGTGTTGAAGATGTGAAAGCGGCAAAGCGTCAATTGATTGAAGATAAGCGTCTGAAAATGGAAGATAAAATGCAGCGCGCCGCAGAGAATCGTGAACAATATTTGCGCCAAATAGTTGAGAAAGCGCACGATGAAGAAAATAAGTTAAAGgagataaattttataaaaaatattgaagCACAAAATAAGCGCTTGGATTTGCTCGAGTCGTGTAAGGATGCTGAAGGACGCCTACAGGATTTAGAACAAGAGCGGCAAAAGCGACTGGAGGAAAAAGCAGCGCGTGAAGCAGCAGTAGAGCGCCGACGACAAGAGTTAGAAAAAGAGCGTCAGCGTAAGTTGGAGAAAATGAATGAAACACGCTTGGAAAAAGAGCAGCGTATTGGTAAAATGCAAGAGCAAAAAGAGCGCCAGCGACAGGCATTGGCGCGTGAGAAAGCACGCGATAGGGAGGAACGTTTGTTGGCGCGCCAAACTCAACAACAGCAAACTACCGAGGAGTTGCAGCGCAAGATATTGCAAAAGCAACAGGACTCGGCGCGTCGTCATGAAGAAAATATCGAGCATATACGACAGCGCGCGCTAGAGCTAACAATACCTACGCGCAATGTAGATGAAAATGGTATGCAACGCGATGAGAATGGCGAATTAGTTGCTGCTGGTGGTGTGACTGAGGATGGTGACTTGTCGTCGACGGTATCAGATGTTGGCAGCCGTGAACACACGCGTGGTTataaaaagaaaatcaaaaagctTAAACAGCGTATGTCGCAGAG CGTCGAGGAGTATATGAAGGAACAACAACCAGTGCCATTACATATGAAGCGTGAAAGTCAAGTGCCGAAATATTTGAATCTCGTGAGCAAAGGCGGTGGCTCTCAGGGTCTGGAACGTGCTGTTAGTCAACTATTGCGACTTATGAGCAAGGCTCAAGTATTCGACTTTCAGTGCTTTCTGCTCATGGATGGATTAGGTGTCATCACTACAAATGTGATAAGTAGAAGTATGCAAGAGAACAATGACATTCCAAAAAG aGCTGTGGTGCTCGCTGTGCAACTGTATCGTAACGCATGTACACTTTGTCCTCAAATTGCGCGTCATGCCATACTAGGAAATTCGTTGAGTGTGCTATTCGATGTATTATTCCAGAGTTTGCAG